Proteins encoded together in one Thermomonospora curvata DSM 43183 window:
- a CDS encoding PPA1309 family protein yields the protein MDPVTLLEEAVLDLERHAAAAGWDAPPRLYALVESAELLRREPALAERFHLSEDENTLVVLEQEALPHSHSIEEALARIAWPPTVAGCALVIERIILPPDVEEEMPEDEAAALEWAASHPRHDDVRIVVGVLRDGERHSVLRVRRHDTDEEVLSGPDLVPALADQLAATLEPDLPEEPEQAERR from the coding sequence ATGGACCCCGTGACTCTGCTCGAAGAAGCCGTCCTCGATCTGGAACGCCACGCGGCCGCGGCCGGGTGGGACGCCCCCCCACGACTGTATGCGCTGGTGGAGAGTGCCGAACTGCTGCGGCGGGAACCGGCGCTGGCCGAGCGGTTCCACCTGTCGGAGGACGAGAACACCCTGGTGGTCCTGGAACAGGAGGCGCTGCCGCACTCGCACTCCATCGAGGAGGCGCTGGCCCGCATCGCCTGGCCGCCGACCGTCGCCGGCTGCGCCCTGGTGATCGAGCGGATCATCCTGCCTCCCGACGTGGAGGAGGAGATGCCCGAGGACGAGGCCGCCGCCCTGGAGTGGGCCGCCTCCCACCCGCGGCACGACGACGTGCGCATCGTGGTGGGCGTCCTGCGCGACGGGGAGCGGCATTCGGTGCTGCGGGTGCGCCGCCACGACACCGACGAGGAGGTCCTGTCGGGGCCGGACCTGGTGCCCGCCCTGGCCGACCAGCTGGCCGCCACCTTGGAGCCCGACCTGCCGGAGGAGCCGGAACAGGCCGAACGGAGGTAG
- a CDS encoding molybdenum cofactor biosynthesis protein MoaE → MDVIRLAGIRQTPLSVDEVFAAVGDDSAGGTALFVGTVRDHDHDRPVTRLSYSAHPTAERELRAVMEKVASDFPVRAMAAVHRVGDLRVGDLAVVVAVSCPHRAEAFAACRRLIDDLKAQVPIWKHQFFADGTDEWVGAC, encoded by the coding sequence GTGGACGTCATCCGTCTCGCCGGCATCCGCCAGACCCCCCTGTCGGTGGACGAGGTCTTCGCCGCCGTCGGCGACGACTCCGCCGGCGGCACCGCGCTGTTCGTCGGCACCGTCCGCGACCACGACCACGACCGTCCCGTCACCCGCCTGTCCTACAGCGCCCACCCCACGGCGGAACGGGAGCTGCGCGCGGTCATGGAGAAGGTCGCCTCCGACTTCCCGGTGCGCGCCATGGCCGCCGTGCACCGGGTCGGCGACCTGCGGGTCGGCGACCTGGCGGTGGTGGTGGCGGTGTCCTGCCCGCACCGCGCCGAGGCGTTCGCCGCCTGCCGCCGCCTGATCGACGACCTGAAGGCCCAGGTCCCCATCTGGAAGCATCAGTTCTTCGCCGACGGGACCGACGAGTGGGTGGGCGCGTGCTGA
- a CDS encoding YlbL family protein: MSRRAATLVVASALILVLGIVGVLLPVPYVALTPGPTYNTLDKTEDGKPRILIDGRRVYEDGGHLNFTTVAYRGGPGNRIDLLTALRGWLDDETAIVPEETIFPKNESVKDVERENTRQMADSQSNAVAAALNQLKIPIGTRVLVDSVQAGMPAEGLLRPGDEIVAVDGRKVTGVEAVTTEMGSRKPGDKVTLTVVRGGKQQDVTVTTVASSDGKRAVVGVLLGQDYRFPFKVTITVGDVGGPSAGLMFSLAIVDKLTPGPLTGGKFVAGTGTITPEGRVGPIGGIQQKMIAARQAGATIFLTPADNCGDAVPAAPKGLRLVRVETLDGAIKALDALRTGQGEVPSCPRN, encoded by the coding sequence ATGTCTCGCCGTGCCGCCACGCTGGTCGTCGCCAGCGCGTTGATCTTGGTGCTCGGAATCGTCGGGGTGCTGCTGCCGGTGCCGTACGTGGCGCTGACCCCCGGCCCGACCTACAACACGCTGGACAAGACCGAAGACGGCAAGCCCCGCATCCTCATCGACGGGCGGCGGGTCTACGAGGACGGCGGTCACCTCAACTTCACCACGGTCGCCTACCGGGGCGGCCCCGGCAACCGCATCGACCTGCTCACCGCGCTGCGCGGCTGGCTGGACGATGAGACCGCGATCGTCCCCGAGGAGACCATCTTCCCCAAGAACGAGTCGGTCAAGGACGTCGAGCGGGAGAACACCCGGCAGATGGCCGACTCCCAGAGCAACGCCGTGGCCGCGGCGCTCAACCAGCTCAAGATCCCGATCGGCACCCGGGTCCTGGTCGACTCGGTGCAAGCGGGCATGCCCGCCGAGGGGCTGCTGCGGCCCGGCGATGAGATCGTGGCCGTGGACGGCCGCAAGGTCACCGGGGTCGAGGCCGTCACCACCGAGATGGGCTCCCGCAAACCCGGCGACAAGGTCACCCTCACCGTGGTGCGCGGCGGAAAGCAGCAGGACGTCACCGTCACCACCGTGGCCTCCTCCGACGGCAAGCGCGCCGTCGTCGGCGTGCTGCTGGGCCAGGACTACCGCTTCCCGTTCAAGGTCACCATCACCGTCGGCGACGTCGGCGGCCCCAGCGCCGGGCTGATGTTCTCCCTGGCCATCGTGGACAAGCTCACCCCCGGCCCGCTGACCGGCGGCAAGTTCGTCGCCGGCACCGGCACCATCACCCCCGAGGGGCGGGTCGGGCCGATCGGCGGCATCCAGCAGAAGATGATCGCCGCCCGGCAGGCGGGCGCCACCATCTTCCTCACCCCCGCCGACAACTGCGGCGACGCCGTGCCCGCCGCCCCCAAGGGACTGCGGCTGGTGCGCGTGGAAACCCTGGACGGGGCCATCAAGGCCCTGGACGCCCTGCGCACCGGCCAGGGGGAGGTCCCCTCCTGCCCCCGGAACTGA
- a CDS encoding cytochrome P450 produces MPKVLAPPPPGSDLKPVLGDPGLPLIGNTLQTMRDPFGMARNRYLRFGPVTWGWTLGLRTVMVQGPEGAEAILVNKDKAFANGPAWTYYIGPFFRRGIMLLDFEEHLHHRRIMQQAFTRPKMRSYLEIMTPGITRGIKAWPTGDGFQFYKRIKQLMLDLAIDVFVGVDLEQAEIDRLNGAFIDAVRAGTAIIRTSVPGLRWHKGLQARKELEAFFYRHLPAKRRDGGDDLFAALCQAETEDGHRFTDEDVVNHMIFALMAAHDTSTITMTTMAYYLAKHPEWQERVREESQALGKPTLDFDDIDKLVSLDLVMKEALRLVPPVPALPRRAVKDTSILGYHIPKGTTVVVAALTNHRMPEIWKDPERFDPERFAEHRREDKVHRYAWAPFGGGAHKCIGMHFAGVQIKSVLHQVLLNYRWSVPRGYEWPLDTTSLPSPKDGLPVRLERL; encoded by the coding sequence ATGCCCAAAGTCCTCGCGCCACCGCCTCCCGGCAGCGACCTCAAGCCGGTCCTCGGCGACCCGGGCCTCCCGCTCATCGGCAACACCCTCCAGACCATGCGCGACCCGTTCGGGATGGCGCGCAACCGGTACCTGCGGTTCGGCCCGGTCACCTGGGGATGGACGCTGGGACTGCGCACGGTGATGGTGCAGGGCCCCGAAGGCGCCGAGGCGATCCTGGTCAACAAGGACAAGGCGTTCGCCAACGGCCCCGCGTGGACCTACTACATCGGTCCCTTCTTCCGGCGCGGCATCATGCTGCTGGACTTCGAGGAGCACCTGCACCACCGGCGCATCATGCAGCAGGCCTTCACCAGGCCCAAGATGCGCAGCTACCTGGAGATCATGACTCCGGGCATCACGCGGGGCATCAAGGCCTGGCCCACCGGGGACGGCTTCCAGTTCTACAAGCGCATCAAGCAGCTCATGCTCGACCTGGCCATCGACGTCTTCGTGGGCGTCGACCTGGAGCAGGCCGAGATCGACCGGCTCAACGGCGCCTTCATCGACGCCGTCCGCGCCGGGACCGCCATCATCCGCACCTCCGTGCCCGGCCTGCGCTGGCACAAGGGGCTGCAGGCCCGCAAAGAGCTGGAGGCGTTCTTCTACCGGCACCTGCCCGCCAAGCGGCGCGACGGCGGGGACGACCTGTTCGCCGCGCTGTGCCAGGCCGAGACCGAGGACGGGCACCGCTTCACCGACGAGGACGTGGTCAACCACATGATCTTCGCGTTGATGGCGGCCCACGACACCTCCACCATCACCATGACCACCATGGCCTACTACCTGGCCAAGCACCCCGAGTGGCAGGAGCGGGTGCGCGAGGAGTCCCAGGCCCTGGGCAAGCCCACGCTGGACTTCGACGACATCGACAAGCTGGTCTCCCTGGACCTGGTGATGAAGGAGGCGCTGCGGCTGGTGCCGCCGGTGCCCGCGCTGCCCCGCCGGGCCGTCAAGGACACCTCCATCCTCGGCTACCACATCCCCAAGGGCACCACCGTGGTGGTGGCGGCGCTGACCAACCACCGCATGCCGGAGATCTGGAAGGACCCCGAGCGCTTCGACCCCGAGCGGTTCGCCGAGCACCGCCGCGAGGACAAGGTGCACCGCTACGCCTGGGCCCCCTTCGGCGGCGGCGCCCACAAGTGCATCGGCATGCACTTCGCCGGCGTCCAGATCAAGTCCGTGCTGCACCAGGTGCTGCTGAACTACCGCTGGAGCGTCCCCCGCGGCTATGAGTGGCCGCTGGACACCACCTCCCTGCCGTCCCCCAAGGACGGCCTCCCGGTCAGGCTGGAGCGCCTATGA
- a CDS encoding DUF3054 domain-containing protein, producing MRAWTAGGLDVVGVVAFVAIGRASHGESGGVAELAGTAWPFLAALAVGWAVLRAWRRPAEPAPIGLGVWGITLAGGMVLRALSGGGVAVSFVIVAGIFLALALIGWRAVVQLAERHGAAGRREHGRA from the coding sequence ATGCGTGCTTGGACGGCCGGTGGGCTGGACGTCGTCGGCGTGGTCGCGTTCGTGGCCATCGGGCGGGCCAGCCATGGTGAGTCGGGCGGAGTGGCCGAGCTTGCGGGAACGGCCTGGCCGTTCCTGGCGGCGCTGGCGGTCGGCTGGGCGGTGCTGCGCGCCTGGCGGCGGCCGGCGGAGCCGGCGCCGATCGGGCTGGGCGTCTGGGGGATCACCTTGGCGGGGGGCATGGTGCTGCGGGCCCTGTCAGGGGGCGGTGTCGCGGTCAGTTTCGTGATCGTCGCCGGGATCTTCCTGGCGCTGGCGCTGATCGGCTGGCGGGCGGTGGTGCAACTGGCCGAACGGCACGGGGCCGCCGGGCGGCGGGAACACGGACGCGCCTGA
- a CDS encoding UPF0182 family protein yields the protein MTFRTPGFSRRLGTGRTRLLLPILATLAALVVAYLVFTTVWTDLLWYRSVGFSSVFTTQLWARVGLFVGSGLLLALIVGANMVIAYRLRPSYRPLSVEQQGLERYRAAVDPHRRLIGFGIVTMLALLTGSSMAGQWPVWLAFVNRTQFGVKDPQFGKDVSFYVFTYPFARLVLGFLFAAVILSLLMALMVHYLYGGLRLQGPGDKASPPAKAHLSVLVGLFVLLKAAAYWFDRYGLANSERGVVSGPGYTDLNAVLPAKTILAVIAVICAALFFVNIWRRGMMLPGVGLSLMVVAAILLGGVYPLLIQQFQVKPDELAKERQYIQRNIDATRRAYGVDKAEVIPYGGQPESDPAKLSSEARALTGVRLLDPNVVGETFQQLQQGRNFYRFPDTLDVDRYQIDGKTRDVVVAVRELSGAPAGQQSWVKDRLVYTHGYGFVSGYGEQLAGNGTPQWVTKDMPPTGELKIDKPQIYFGELSNSYSIVGGKGQQELDYPDDSPAGQKNTTYTGKGGVPVDSLFNRLLFATKFSDRNILLSGAINEGAKILYHRTPREMVQRVAPWLTLDGNPYPAVVNGRIVWILDGYTTSNGYPYAERMSLGDATRDTVTDTRSAVARQANDHINYIRNSIKATVDAYDGTVRLYLWDENDPVAKTWMKVFDGTVLPKSAISPELMQHFRYPQDLFKVQRQVLARYHVTQADAFYGAQGFWQVPQDPTSPGRAQPPYYLSLKLPGDQSAQFSLTTVFNPRGRPNLAAFMAVDSTPGPNYGRIRILELPRNSLIQGPGQIQNSFEADTAVKDVLFKLRQGGTRTVPGNLLTLPFGGGLLYVEPMYAQAAGGSEQEPYPVLRQVLVAFGDKVAAGDTLDAALEQLFKGGGAAPPAQQDDAEPPSGDDLNADARQALADAQRYFQEGQDALSKSPPDWAAYGEAQRKLQDALNRLAEAQRASAQQSQSSPSPSPSGSASPSPGE from the coding sequence GTGACCTTCCGGACTCCCGGATTCAGCCGGCGGCTGGGTACCGGCCGGACTCGATTGCTGTTGCCCATATTGGCGACATTGGCCGCGCTGGTCGTGGCCTATCTGGTGTTCACCACCGTCTGGACCGACCTGCTGTGGTACCGGTCGGTCGGCTTCTCCTCCGTCTTCACCACACAGCTGTGGGCCAGGGTCGGCCTGTTCGTGGGGTCGGGCCTGCTGCTGGCACTGATCGTCGGTGCCAACATGGTGATCGCCTACCGGCTGCGGCCGTCTTACCGGCCGCTGTCGGTGGAGCAGCAGGGGCTGGAGCGCTACCGGGCCGCGGTGGACCCGCACCGCCGCCTGATCGGTTTCGGCATCGTGACCATGCTGGCGCTGCTGACCGGCTCGTCGATGGCCGGCCAGTGGCCGGTGTGGCTGGCGTTCGTGAACCGCACGCAGTTCGGCGTCAAGGACCCGCAGTTCGGCAAGGACGTCTCGTTCTACGTCTTCACCTACCCGTTCGCGCGGCTGGTGCTGGGCTTTTTGTTCGCCGCGGTGATCCTGTCGCTGCTGATGGCGCTGATGGTCCACTACCTGTACGGGGGGCTGCGGCTGCAGGGGCCCGGCGACAAGGCCAGCCCGCCGGCCAAGGCCCACCTGTCGGTGCTGGTGGGCCTGTTCGTGCTGCTCAAGGCGGCGGCGTACTGGTTCGACCGGTACGGGCTGGCCAACTCCGAACGCGGCGTGGTCAGCGGCCCCGGCTACACCGACCTGAACGCGGTGCTGCCGGCCAAGACGATCCTGGCGGTCATCGCGGTGATCTGCGCCGCGCTGTTCTTCGTCAACATCTGGCGGCGCGGGATGATGCTGCCGGGGGTCGGGCTGTCGCTGATGGTGGTGGCGGCGATCCTGCTCGGCGGCGTCTACCCGCTGCTGATCCAGCAGTTCCAGGTCAAGCCGGACGAGCTGGCCAAGGAACGGCAGTACATCCAGCGCAACATCGACGCCACCCGCCGCGCCTACGGGGTGGACAAGGCGGAGGTGATCCCCTACGGCGGGCAGCCCGAAAGCGACCCGGCCAAGCTGTCCTCCGAGGCGCGGGCGCTGACCGGGGTGCGGCTGCTGGACCCGAACGTGGTCGGCGAGACCTTCCAGCAGCTGCAGCAGGGCCGTAACTTCTACCGCTTCCCCGACACGCTGGATGTGGACCGCTACCAGATCGACGGCAAGACCAGGGACGTGGTGGTGGCCGTCCGCGAGCTGTCGGGCGCGCCGGCCGGGCAGCAGAGCTGGGTGAAGGACCGGCTGGTCTACACCCACGGCTACGGGTTCGTCTCCGGCTACGGCGAGCAGCTGGCCGGCAACGGCACCCCGCAGTGGGTGACCAAGGACATGCCGCCCACCGGCGAGCTGAAGATCGACAAGCCGCAGATCTACTTCGGGGAGCTGTCCAACAGCTACTCGATCGTCGGCGGCAAGGGCCAGCAGGAGCTGGACTACCCCGACGACAGCCCCGCCGGGCAGAAGAACACCACCTACACCGGCAAGGGCGGCGTGCCGGTGGACTCGCTGTTCAACCGCCTGCTGTTCGCCACCAAGTTCTCCGACCGCAACATCCTGCTGTCGGGGGCGATCAACGAGGGCGCCAAGATCCTCTACCACCGGACGCCGCGGGAGATGGTGCAGCGGGTGGCGCCCTGGCTGACGCTGGACGGCAACCCCTACCCGGCGGTGGTGAACGGCCGGATCGTGTGGATCCTGGACGGCTACACCACCTCCAACGGCTACCCGTACGCCGAGCGGATGAGCCTGGGCGACGCCACCCGCGACACCGTCACCGACACCCGTTCGGCGGTGGCCCGCCAGGCCAACGACCACATCAACTACATCCGCAACTCGATCAAGGCGACGGTGGACGCCTACGACGGGACGGTCCGGCTGTACCTGTGGGACGAGAACGACCCGGTGGCCAAGACCTGGATGAAGGTCTTCGACGGCACCGTGCTGCCCAAGAGCGCCATCTCCCCGGAGCTGATGCAGCACTTCCGCTACCCGCAGGACCTGTTCAAGGTGCAGCGGCAGGTGCTGGCGCGCTACCACGTGACCCAGGCCGACGCCTTCTACGGCGCGCAGGGCTTCTGGCAGGTGCCGCAGGACCCGACCTCGCCGGGCCGGGCCCAGCCGCCGTACTACCTGAGCCTGAAGCTGCCCGGTGACCAGAGCGCGCAGTTCTCGCTGACCACGGTGTTCAACCCGCGCGGCCGTCCCAACCTGGCGGCGTTCATGGCGGTGGACTCCACGCCCGGCCCCAACTACGGGCGGATCCGGATCCTGGAGCTGCCGCGCAACTCGCTGATCCAGGGCCCCGGCCAGATCCAGAACTCCTTCGAGGCCGACACCGCGGTCAAGGACGTGCTGTTCAAGCTGCGCCAGGGCGGCACCCGGACGGTGCCCGGCAACCTGCTGACGCTGCCGTTCGGCGGCGGGCTGCTGTATGTGGAGCCGATGTACGCCCAGGCGGCCGGCGGCTCGGAGCAGGAGCCCTACCCGGTGCTGCGGCAGGTGCTGGTGGCCTTCGGTGACAAGGTCGCCGCCGGCGACACCCTGGACGCGGCGCTGGAGCAGCTGTTCAAGGGCGGCGGCGCGGCCCCGCCGGCGCAGCAGGATGACGCCGAGCCGCCTTCCGGCGACGACCTGAACGCCGACGCCCGCCAGGCCCTGGCGGACGCCCAGCGGTACTTCCAGGAGGGCCAGGATGCGCTGAGCAAGTCGCCGCCGGACTGGGCGGCCTACGGCGAGGCGCAGCGGAAGCTGCAGGACGCGCTGAACCGCCTGGCCGAGGCCCAGCGGGCATCGGCCCAGCAGTCCCAGTCCTCCCCCAGCCCGTCCCCGTCCGGCTCGGCGAGCCCGTCCCCCGGGGAGTGA
- a CDS encoding SDR family oxidoreductase, with protein sequence MSKVIAITGGARGIGYATARTLVAKGAKVAIGDIDETAVKEAGERLDIPALKLDVTDRDSFTAFLEAVEDRLGRLDVLVNNAGIMPIGPVTGESDADARRCLDVNVHGVMLGTKLALERMLPRADGHIINIASVAGVLPTPGLALYNASKAAVVAFTEATRLEVRDRGIKVGAVLPSFTDTELIAGTRSPRGQRNCRPEEIAAAVARMIAKPVPQLVVPRRLTAQLRLMGLIPDPVKRAVARYYGLDTLFLDFDRNARKGYDSRIRA encoded by the coding sequence ATGAGCAAGGTCATCGCCATCACCGGCGGCGCCCGCGGCATCGGCTACGCCACCGCCCGGACGCTGGTCGCCAAGGGCGCCAAGGTCGCCATCGGCGACATCGACGAGACCGCGGTCAAGGAGGCCGGGGAGCGGCTGGACATCCCGGCGCTGAAACTGGACGTCACCGACCGGGACTCCTTCACCGCCTTCCTGGAGGCGGTGGAGGACCGGCTCGGCAGGCTGGACGTGCTGGTCAACAACGCCGGCATCATGCCGATCGGCCCGGTCACCGGCGAAAGCGACGCCGACGCCCGCCGCTGCCTGGACGTCAACGTGCACGGCGTGATGCTCGGCACCAAGCTGGCGCTGGAGCGGATGCTGCCGCGCGCCGACGGCCACATCATCAACATCGCCTCGGTGGCCGGGGTGCTGCCCACCCCCGGGCTGGCCCTCTACAACGCCAGCAAGGCCGCGGTGGTGGCGTTCACCGAGGCCACCCGGCTGGAGGTGCGCGACCGCGGGATCAAGGTCGGCGCGGTGCTGCCCTCCTTCACCGACACCGAGCTGATCGCCGGCACCCGCAGCCCCCGCGGGCAGCGCAACTGCCGGCCGGAGGAGATCGCCGCCGCGGTGGCCCGCATGATCGCCAAGCCGGTGCCGCAGCTGGTGGTGCCGCGCAGGCTCACCGCCCAGCTGCGGCTGATGGGGCTCATCCCCGACCCGGTCAAGCGGGCCGTGGCCCGCTACTACGGGCTGGACACCCTCTTTTTGGATTTCGACCGCAACGCCCGCAAGGGCTACGACTCCCGGATCCGCGCCTGA
- a CDS encoding TetR/AcrR family transcriptional regulator, with protein MEGLLSRRAEAEPDALDVRILDAALAEFETYGLRRVSVEDVARRAGVARTTIYRRFSNKDQLLQAVILRECRRFLSEISAATEGLSARDALVEGFVAGLREARSNPLLTRVLQSEPEVFLPQLSMNGGAIMLAARDILAERLGRDHPQDGEDLNAVCEILLRVAMSLLLVPGGGLAVYDDDSARALARRHLLRLLPPAIG; from the coding sequence ATGGAGGGGTTGCTGAGCCGCCGGGCCGAGGCCGAGCCGGACGCGCTGGATGTGCGGATCCTGGACGCGGCGCTGGCGGAGTTCGAGACCTATGGACTGCGCCGGGTCAGCGTGGAGGACGTCGCCCGGCGGGCCGGGGTGGCGCGCACCACCATCTACCGGCGGTTCAGCAACAAAGACCAGCTGTTGCAGGCGGTGATCCTGCGCGAGTGCCGGCGGTTCCTGTCGGAGATCTCCGCCGCCACCGAAGGGCTGTCGGCCCGGGACGCGCTGGTGGAGGGGTTCGTGGCCGGGCTGCGGGAGGCCCGGTCCAACCCCCTGCTGACCCGCGTCCTGCAAAGCGAGCCGGAGGTGTTCCTGCCTCAGCTCAGCATGAACGGCGGCGCGATCATGCTGGCCGCCCGCGACATCCTGGCCGAGCGGCTGGGCCGCGACCACCCCCAAGACGGTGAGGACCTGAACGCGGTCTGCGAGATCCTGCTGCGCGTGGCGATGTCGCTGCTGCTGGTCCCCGGCGGCGGCCTGGCGGTCTACGACGACGACAGCGCCCGCGCGCTGGCCCGCCGTCACCTGCTCCGCCTGCTGCCGCCGGCCATCGGCTGA
- a CDS encoding PP2C family protein-serine/threonine phosphatase codes for MRQVAAGAAALGAATALAVLHWGNAPALAAAAPAVAVPAWLWSRSVTRRDRELAELRRVAEAVQQALLRPVPKRLGDLRTEVRYLAADAAAEVGGDLYDVLSTPFGTRLIIGDVSGKGLEAVSGAADVLGAFRELARREPSLAAVAMRLDALVRDRLGGAEGFVTALLVGLPKGDRPAEIVHCGHPPPLLLRDGRAACVEPVLQFPPLGLLELAGGWCAGEPLPLRPGDRLLLYTDGVSEARDGEGMCYPLARRVEELARGQEGHCPGRLLTALERDLRRHTGGRPADDAALLLVQLEAVPPVRPHADLAVRRAG; via the coding sequence ATGCGGCAGGTGGCGGCGGGGGCCGCGGCACTGGGGGCGGCGACGGCCCTGGCGGTACTGCACTGGGGGAACGCCCCGGCGCTGGCCGCGGCGGCCCCGGCAGTGGCCGTCCCCGCCTGGCTGTGGTCCCGCTCGGTGACCCGCCGCGACCGGGAACTGGCCGAGCTGCGCCGCGTCGCCGAGGCGGTGCAGCAGGCGCTGCTGCGGCCGGTGCCCAAGCGGCTGGGCGACCTGCGCACCGAGGTGCGCTACCTGGCCGCCGACGCCGCCGCCGAGGTCGGCGGCGACCTGTACGACGTGCTGTCCACCCCGTTCGGCACCCGGCTGATCATCGGTGATGTCAGCGGCAAGGGCCTGGAGGCGGTGAGCGGGGCGGCCGACGTGCTGGGCGCCTTCCGGGAGCTGGCGCGGCGCGAACCGTCGCTGGCCGCGGTGGCGATGCGGCTGGATGCGCTGGTGCGCGACCGCCTGGGCGGTGCGGAGGGCTTCGTGACCGCCCTGTTGGTCGGGCTGCCCAAGGGCGACCGGCCGGCCGAGATCGTGCACTGCGGGCATCCGCCCCCGCTGCTGCTGCGGGACGGCCGGGCCGCCTGCGTCGAGCCGGTGCTGCAGTTCCCGCCGCTGGGCCTGCTGGAGCTGGCCGGCGGCTGGTGCGCCGGCGAGCCGCTGCCGCTGCGGCCCGGCGACCGGCTGCTGCTGTACACCGACGGGGTGAGCGAGGCCCGCGACGGCGAGGGGATGTGCTACCCGCTGGCGCGGCGAGTGGAGGAACTGGCGCGCGGGCAAGAGGGCCACTGCCCCGGGCGGCTGTTGACCGCGCTGGAGCGGGACCTGCGGCGCCACACCGGGGGACGGCCGGCCGACGACGCGGCGCTGCTGCTGGTGCAGCTGGAGGCCGTCCCGCCCGTCCGCCCGCACGCGGACCTGGCCGTCCGGCGCGCCGGCTGA
- a CDS encoding AMP-binding protein, with translation MSSALRDWLDKPQVDRGIRLAADDGGWEYRGYGELASAARRTAAALIEAGVRPGDVVCVVLPTDFTCVETYFGVWAAGATVCLITPPLFQDGDDYVAHVAAILRQARPKLTISSAGLAELVGRAMQAAGLEGEPWLPRQAAAEADVQEAGELALLQFTSGSSGEPRGVMVTWDNLEANCELIARTAGFQDGHEVASWLPLYHDMGLIGCFITPISRQGDLWLMRPDQFIRDPARWIRCFATAKHTAAPPFAYAYVARRVKPEQLEGLDLSGWETALVGAEPIDPHGLEVFAQLLEPFGFSRKAFKPAYGMAETTLLVTMDNALREPLAVHPDPESLAFGQPVRILDRHTLGPASVGAKSGWVVGTGTPEEDVPVTIVDDDGRELPEGHLGEIVVGGASACRGYYAGAQGKSTRFIDGKVYTGDAGFFYDGQLFVLGRMGDSIKVRGRSVYVEDLEAKIAELTGLGKGRIVLTSVPGAGSKGVALFAETNAADWEGRVREFLRRRLGGDVTVTIVIGSGLIQRTSSGKPRRRYMWERLQAGRMEGARIIG, from the coding sequence ATGAGCTCAGCGCTGCGTGATTGGCTGGACAAGCCGCAGGTCGATCGCGGTATCCGACTGGCGGCCGACGACGGCGGGTGGGAGTACCGGGGCTATGGGGAGCTGGCTTCGGCGGCGCGGCGTACCGCGGCGGCGCTCATCGAGGCGGGCGTGCGGCCCGGGGACGTGGTGTGCGTGGTGCTGCCCACCGACTTCACGTGCGTGGAGACCTATTTCGGGGTGTGGGCGGCCGGGGCCACGGTCTGCCTGATCACGCCGCCGCTGTTCCAGGACGGCGACGACTATGTGGCCCATGTGGCGGCCATCCTGCGCCAGGCCCGGCCCAAGCTGACCATCTCCTCGGCCGGGCTGGCGGAGCTGGTGGGGCGGGCGATGCAGGCGGCCGGCCTGGAGGGCGAGCCGTGGCTGCCCCGTCAGGCCGCTGCGGAGGCGGACGTGCAGGAGGCGGGGGAGCTGGCGCTGCTGCAGTTCACCTCCGGCTCCAGCGGCGAGCCCCGCGGCGTCATGGTCACCTGGGACAACCTGGAGGCCAACTGCGAGCTGATCGCCCGCACCGCCGGTTTCCAGGACGGCCACGAGGTCGCCTCCTGGCTGCCGCTCTACCACGACATGGGGCTGATCGGCTGCTTCATCACCCCGATCTCCCGGCAGGGCGACCTGTGGCTGATGCGGCCGGACCAGTTCATCCGCGACCCGGCCCGCTGGATCCGCTGCTTCGCCACCGCCAAGCACACCGCCGCCCCGCCGTTCGCCTACGCCTACGTGGCCCGCCGCGTCAAGCCCGAGCAGCTGGAGGGGCTGGACCTGTCGGGCTGGGAGACGGCGCTGGTGGGGGCCGAGCCGATCGACCCGCACGGGCTGGAGGTCTTCGCCCAGTTGCTGGAGCCCTTCGGGTTCTCCCGCAAGGCCTTCAAGCCCGCCTACGGCATGGCCGAGACCACCTTGCTGGTGACCATGGACAACGCGCTGCGCGAGCCGCTGGCGGTGCACCCCGATCCGGAGTCGCTGGCCTTCGGGCAGCCGGTGCGGATCCTGGACCGCCACACCCTGGGCCCGGCCTCGGTGGGCGCCAAGTCCGGCTGGGTGGTCGGCACCGGGACGCCCGAGGAGGACGTGCCGGTCACCATCGTCGACGACGACGGCCGGGAGCTGCCCGAGGGGCACCTGGGGGAGATCGTGGTCGGCGGGGCCTCGGCCTGCCGGGGCTACTACGCCGGGGCCCAGGGCAAGTCGACCCGGTTCATCGACGGCAAGGTCTACACCGGCGACGCCGGGTTCTTCTACGACGGGCAGCTGTTCGTGCTGGGCCGGATGGGCGACAGCATCAAGGTCCGCGGGCGCAGCGTCTACGTGGAGGACCTGGAGGCCAAGATCGCCGAGCTCACCGGGCTGGGCAAGGGCCGGATCGTGCTGACCAGCGTGCCGGGCGCCGGCAGCAAGGGCGTGGCGCTGTTCGCCGAGACGAACGCGGCGGACTGGGAGGGCCGGGTCCGCGAGTTCCTGCGGCGCCGGCTCGGCGGGGACGTGACGGTGACGATCGTGATCGGCTCCGGGCTGATCCAGCGCACCTCCAGCGGCAAGCCGCGCCGCCGCTACATGTGGGAGCGCCTGCAGGCCGGACGGATGGAGGGCGCGCGGATCATCGGCTGA